In a single window of the Rhizobiaceae bacterium genome:
- the groES gene encoding co-chaperone GroES, with product MAKTKFRPLHDRVVVRRVDSEEKTKGGIIIPDTAKEKPQEGEIIAVGSGARDESGKLIPLDVKKGDRVLFGKWSGTEVKLDGEDLLIMKESDIMGIIG from the coding sequence ATGGCAAAAACGAAGTTCCGCCCGCTTCATGACCGCGTGGTCGTCCGCCGGGTCGATTCCGAAGAGAAGACCAAAGGCGGCATCATCATTCCGGACACCGCCAAGGAGAAGCCGCAGGAAGGCGAAATCATCGCCGTTGGCTCCGGCGCCCGTGACGAAAGCGGCAAGCTCATTCCGCTGGACGTAAAGAAGGGCGACCGCGTGCTGTTCGGCAAGTGGTCGGGCACCGAAGTGAAGCTTGATGGCGAAGACCTTCTGATCATGAAGGAATCCGACATCATGGGCATCATCGGCTGA
- the fumC gene encoding class II fumarate hydratase — MANKTRIETDTFGPIEVAADRYWGAQAQRSLGNFKIGWEKQPLAIVRALGIVKRAAAEANLELKKLDPTIGQAIINSAQEVIDGKLNDHFPLVVWQTGSGTQSNMNANEVISNRAIEMLGGEMGSKKPVHPNDHVNMSQSSNDTYPTAMHVACAERIVHDLLPALKHLNKALEKKAKSFAKIVKIGRTHTQDATPLTLGQEFGGYAAQVASSIKRIESTLPGLYELAQGGTAVGTGLNAPIGFAEKVAKRIAKITKLPFVTAPNKFEALAAHDAMVFSHGAINAAAAALYKIANDIRFLGSGPRSGLGELALPENEPGSSIMPGKVNPTQCEAMTQVCVQVFGNHAAITFAGSQGHFELNVYNPVMAYNFLQSVQLMSDAAISFTDNCVVGIEARTDNIKAALERSLMLVTALAPTIGYDAAAKIAKTAHKNGTTLREEALKTGLVTAADYDRIVRAELMTQPG; from the coding sequence GTGGCCAATAAAACGCGCATCGAAACCGACACATTTGGCCCAATCGAGGTCGCTGCCGACCGATATTGGGGCGCCCAGGCGCAGCGCTCGCTGGGCAATTTCAAGATTGGCTGGGAAAAGCAACCGCTGGCCATCGTGCGTGCGCTGGGCATCGTGAAGCGCGCCGCCGCCGAAGCAAACCTGGAGTTGAAGAAGCTCGACCCCACCATCGGCCAAGCCATCATCAATTCCGCTCAGGAGGTCATCGACGGCAAGCTCAACGATCACTTCCCGCTCGTCGTTTGGCAGACGGGTTCCGGCACGCAATCGAACATGAACGCCAATGAGGTTATCTCAAACCGCGCAATCGAAATGCTGGGTGGGGAGATGGGCTCGAAGAAGCCCGTTCATCCGAACGATCATGTGAACATGAGCCAGTCGTCCAACGACACATATCCGACGGCAATGCACGTCGCCTGTGCGGAGCGCATCGTCCACGATCTCCTTCCAGCCTTGAAACATTTGAACAAGGCATTGGAAAAGAAAGCGAAGTCCTTTGCGAAGATCGTGAAGATCGGTCGGACCCACACGCAGGACGCCACGCCGCTCACGCTCGGGCAGGAGTTCGGCGGCTATGCCGCGCAGGTGGCTTCGTCGATCAAACGCATCGAAAGCACGCTGCCCGGCCTGTATGAGCTTGCTCAGGGTGGCACAGCGGTCGGAACGGGCCTCAATGCACCGATCGGCTTTGCAGAGAAGGTCGCCAAGCGCATAGCAAAGATCACCAAACTGCCTTTCGTGACCGCGCCAAACAAGTTCGAAGCTCTGGCGGCGCATGATGCGATGGTGTTTTCACATGGAGCCATCAATGCAGCGGCGGCTGCGCTCTACAAGATTGCCAACGACATCCGTTTCCTTGGATCGGGACCACGCTCCGGCCTCGGCGAACTTGCCCTGCCGGAAAACGAACCCGGCTCGTCGATCATGCCCGGCAAGGTCAACCCGACACAATGCGAGGCGATGACGCAAGTCTGCGTGCAGGTGTTCGGCAACCACGCGGCGATCACTTTCGCGGGAAGTCAGGGCCATTTTGAACTGAACGTCTACAATCCCGTGATGGCCTACAATTTCCTGCAATCCGTGCAATTGATGTCGGACGCTGCCATTTCGTTCACCGACAATTGCGTGGTTGGAATCGAAGCGCGGACAGACAACATCAAAGCCGCGCTGGAGCGCTCATTAATGCTTGTCACCGCATTGGCACCGACCATCGGCTACGACGCGGCTGCGAAAATCGCCAAGACCGCCCACAAGAACGGCACCACGCTGCGCGAGGAGGCGCTCAAGACCGGCCTCGTGACGGCTGCCGACTATGACAGGATCGTTCGCGCGGAGCTTATGACACAGCCGGGATAA
- the groL gene encoding chaperonin GroEL (60 kDa chaperone family; promotes refolding of misfolded polypeptides especially under stressful conditions; forms two stacked rings of heptamers to form a barrel-shaped 14mer; ends can be capped by GroES; misfolded proteins enter the barrel where they are refolded when GroES binds), with protein MAAKDVKFSRDARERMLRGVNILADAVKVTLGPKGRNVVIDKSFGAPRITKDGVTVAKEIELEDKFENMGAQMVREVASKTNDIAGDGTTTATVLAQAIVQEGAKAVAAGMNPMDLKRGIDLAVTEVVADLVKKAKKIKTSEEVAQVGTISANGEESVGKMIAEAMQKVGNEGVITVEEAKTADTELEVVEGMQFDRGYLSPYFITNPDKMVAELEDAYILLHEKKLSNLQAMLPVLEAVVQTSKPLLIISEDVEGEALATLVVNKLRGGLKIAAVKAPGFGDRRKAMLEDIAILTGGQVISEDLGIKLENVSLNMLGRAKRVRIEKENTTIVDGAGKKAEIQGRVAQIKQQIEETTSDYDREKLQERLAKLAGGVAVIRVGGATEVEVKEKKDRVDDALNATRAAVEEGIVPGGGTALLRAGAAITVKGVNADQEAGINIVRRALQSPARQIAANAGAEASIVAGKILENKSNTYGFNAQTGEYGDMIALGIVDPVKVVRTALQDAASVAGLLVTTEAMIAEAPKKDAPMPAMPGGGMGGMGGMDF; from the coding sequence ATGGCTGCAAAAGACGTAAAATTCTCCCGTGACGCCCGCGAGCGCATGCTGCGCGGCGTCAATATCCTCGCCGACGCGGTGAAGGTCACGCTTGGGCCCAAGGGCCGCAACGTGGTCATCGACAAGTCCTTCGGCGCCCCGCGCATCACGAAGGACGGCGTCACCGTCGCCAAGGAGATCGAACTGGAAGACAAGTTCGAGAACATGGGCGCGCAGATGGTCCGCGAAGTCGCTTCCAAGACCAACGACATCGCGGGTGACGGCACCACCACCGCGACCGTTCTCGCCCAGGCAATCGTGCAGGAAGGCGCAAAGGCTGTCGCCGCTGGCATGAACCCGATGGACCTCAAGCGCGGCATCGACCTCGCGGTGACCGAAGTTGTCGCCGATCTGGTCAAGAAGGCCAAGAAGATCAAGACTTCCGAGGAAGTCGCGCAGGTTGGCACGATTTCCGCCAATGGCGAAGAGTCGGTCGGCAAGATGATCGCCGAGGCGATGCAGAAGGTCGGCAACGAAGGCGTCATCACCGTTGAAGAAGCCAAGACCGCCGATACCGAACTCGAAGTCGTCGAAGGCATGCAGTTCGACCGCGGCTATCTCTCGCCCTACTTCATCACCAACCCGGACAAGATGGTGGCCGAACTCGAAGACGCCTACATCCTGCTGCACGAGAAGAAGCTCTCCAACCTCCAGGCGATGCTGCCGGTTCTGGAAGCGGTCGTTCAGACCTCCAAGCCGCTGCTTATCATCTCCGAAGACGTTGAAGGCGAGGCACTTGCCACGCTGGTCGTGAACAAGCTGCGCGGTGGCCTCAAGATCGCTGCGGTCAAGGCTCCTGGCTTCGGCGACCGCCGCAAGGCCATGCTCGAGGACATCGCGATCCTCACCGGCGGACAGGTCATCTCTGAAGACCTCGGCATCAAGCTGGAGAACGTTTCCCTCAACATGCTCGGCCGTGCCAAGCGCGTTCGCATCGAGAAGGAAAACACCACGATCGTCGACGGCGCAGGTAAGAAGGCCGAGATCCAGGGCCGCGTCGCCCAGATCAAGCAGCAGATCGAGGAAACCACCTCCGACTATGACCGTGAGAAGCTCCAGGAGCGTCTCGCCAAGCTTGCAGGCGGCGTCGCGGTGATCCGCGTCGGCGGCGCGACGGAAGTCGAAGTAAAGGAAAAGAAGGACCGCGTCGACGATGCGCTCAACGCGACCCGCGCTGCGGTCGAGGAAGGTATCGTTCCGGGCGGCGGCACAGCGCTGCTGCGTGCCGGGGCTGCCATCACAGTCAAGGGCGTAAACGCGGACCAGGAAGCCGGCATTAACATCGTTCGCCGCGCTCTCCAGTCTCCGGCGCGCCAGATCGCTGCCAACGCTGGTGCGGAAGCTTCCATCGTGGCCGGCAAGATCCTCGAGAACAAGTCGAACACCTACGGCTTCAATGCACAGACGGGCGAATATGGCGACATGATTGCCCTTGGCATCGTCGACCCGGTCAAGGTCGTTCGTACTGCGCTTCAGGATGCCGCGTCGGTCGCCGGCCTGCTCGTCACGACCGAGGCCATGATCGCCGAAGCTCCTAAGAAGGACGCTCCGATGCCGGCAATGCCGGGCGGCGGCATGGGCGGCATGGGTGGCATGGATTTCTAA
- a CDS encoding DoxX family protein, which translates to MDFAFLRPFAPHLLSILRILSAATFFTHGSMKLFGWPAEFPYPLSGLTTTAGVLEVVGGLLLAIGLFSRPAAFVLSGMMAFAYFLGHAGGGFFPVLNGGEAAMLFCFVFLYIAAAGPGPISVDRAMGRD; encoded by the coding sequence ATGGATTTTGCTTTTCTTCGCCCCTTTGCACCGCATCTTCTCAGCATTCTTCGTATCTTGAGCGCGGCAACGTTTTTCACCCACGGATCGATGAAGCTTTTTGGCTGGCCCGCTGAATTTCCCTACCCGCTGAGCGGACTTACGACCACTGCGGGCGTGCTGGAAGTGGTCGGCGGCCTGTTGCTTGCGATCGGCCTGTTCTCGCGTCCAGCGGCCTTCGTGCTCTCAGGTATGATGGCGTTCGCCTATTTTCTTGGCCACGCGGGCGGTGGATTCTTTCCCGTCCTGAACGGTGGCGAAGCGGCCATGCTTTTCTGCTTTGTCTTCCTCTACATCGCTGCCGCAGGCCCGGGACCGATTAGCGTTGACCGCGCCATGGGTCGCGACTGA